A single region of the Pseudomonas sp. GGS8 genome encodes:
- a CDS encoding ABC transporter permease codes for MEFLNAFSHLDWPLVLHLTWQHITLVGIAVTLAILVGVPLGILMTRFPTLAGPLQASATVLLTVPSIALFGLLLPFYSKFGQGLGPMPAITAVFLYSLLPIMRNTYLALTGVEPGIREAARGIGMTFGQRLRMVELPIAVPVILAGVRTAVAMNIGVMTIAATIGAGGLGVLILASISRSDMSMLIVGAVLVSLLAIFADLLLQWLQRTLTPKGLLK; via the coding sequence ATGGAATTTCTCAACGCCTTTTCCCATCTCGATTGGCCGCTAGTGCTGCACCTGACCTGGCAGCACATAACCTTGGTTGGCATCGCGGTAACGCTGGCGATCCTGGTCGGCGTGCCGCTGGGCATCCTGATGACGCGCTTCCCGACACTCGCCGGCCCGTTGCAAGCCAGCGCCACGGTGTTGCTGACCGTGCCGTCGATTGCGCTGTTCGGCCTGCTGCTGCCGTTCTACTCGAAATTCGGCCAGGGCCTGGGCCCGATGCCCGCGATCACCGCGGTGTTTCTGTACTCGCTGCTACCGATCATGCGTAACACCTACCTGGCGTTGACCGGCGTCGAACCGGGCATTCGCGAAGCCGCACGCGGCATCGGCATGACCTTCGGCCAGCGTCTGCGCATGGTCGAACTGCCGATTGCCGTGCCGGTGATCCTCGCCGGTGTCCGCACCGCCGTAGCGATGAACATCGGCGTGATGACTATCGCCGCGACCATCGGCGCCGGTGGCCTCGGTGTGCTCATCCTCGCTTCCATCAGCCGCAGCGACATGTCGATGCTGATCGTCGGCGCGGTGCTGGTCAGCCTTCTGGCCATCTTCGCCGACCTGCTTCTGCAATGGCTGCAACGCACGCTGACTCCAAAAGGACTCCTGAAATGA
- a CDS encoding glycine betaine ABC transporter substrate-binding protein: MKKVCLFLGCVLLFAGIAQAAEKPVIRIGARVFTEQTLLAEITSQYLRTKGYDTQVTGGLGSNLARSAHESGQLDLMWEYTGVSLVAYNHVTEKLDSAQSYARVKELDAKKGLIWLTPSKFSNTYALALPENTAKAYPQINTMSELNTVLQAEAKTNHLVALDTEFANRSDGLDGMVDLYNMNLTRNNIRQMDAGLVYTALRNGQVFAGLVYTTDGRLNAFKLKLLEDDKHYFPDYTAAPVVRQAYLDAHPKLAEELKPLAELFDDATMRQLNARVDVDHESPSSVAADFLRQHPLLSVQ; encoded by the coding sequence ATGAAAAAAGTCTGCTTATTTTTAGGCTGCGTTCTGCTGTTCGCAGGAATCGCCCAAGCCGCTGAAAAACCCGTGATCCGCATTGGCGCCCGGGTGTTCACCGAACAAACCCTGCTGGCGGAAATCACCTCCCAATACCTGCGCACCAAGGGTTACGACACTCAGGTGACCGGCGGTCTGGGCAGCAACCTGGCTCGCAGCGCCCACGAAAGTGGCCAGTTGGACCTGATGTGGGAATACACCGGTGTGTCGCTGGTGGCTTACAACCACGTCACCGAGAAGCTCGACAGCGCGCAGTCTTACGCCCGGGTGAAAGAACTCGACGCGAAAAAAGGCCTGATCTGGCTGACCCCGTCGAAGTTCAGCAACACCTACGCCCTCGCCCTGCCGGAAAACACCGCGAAGGCTTATCCGCAGATCAACACCATGAGCGAGCTGAACACGGTGTTGCAGGCTGAAGCGAAGACCAATCACCTCGTGGCACTGGACACCGAGTTCGCCAACCGTTCCGACGGTCTGGACGGCATGGTCGACCTCTACAACATGAACCTGACCCGCAACAACATCCGCCAGATGGATGCCGGGCTGGTCTACACCGCCCTGCGTAACGGCCAAGTGTTCGCCGGTCTGGTCTACACCACCGACGGTCGCTTGAACGCCTTCAAACTCAAGTTGCTCGAAGACGACAAGCATTACTTCCCGGATTACACCGCCGCGCCGGTGGTGCGCCAGGCCTACCTCGATGCCCACCCGAAACTCGCCGAAGAGCTCAAGCCACTGGCCGAACTGTTCGACGACGCCACCATGCGCCAGCTCAATGCGCGGGTCGATGTCGATCACGAAAGCCCTTCATCCGTTGCCGCCGATTTCCTGCGCCAACATCCACTGCTGTCTGTTCAATAA
- a CDS encoding type III PLP-dependent enzyme: protein MSINVEDYFARETFQKMKAFADKQETPFVVIDTAMIAQAYDDLRAGFEFAKVYYAVKANPAVEIIDLLKAKGSSFDIASIYELDKVLSRGVSADQISYGNTIKKSKDIRYFYDKGVRLYATDSEADLRNIAKAAPGSKVYVRILTEGSTTADWPLSRKFGCQTDMAMDLLILARDLGLVPYGISFHVGSQQRDISVWDAAIAKVKVIFERLKEEDGIHLKLINMGGGFPANYITRTNSLETYAEEIIRFLKEDFGDDLPEIILEPGRSLIANAGILVSEVVLVARKSRTAVERWVYTDVGKFSGLIETMDEAIKFPIWTEKKGEMEEVVIAGPTCDSADIMYENYKYGLPLNLAIGDRLYWLSTGAYTTSYSAVEFNGFPPLKSFYV from the coding sequence ATGTCGATCAACGTCGAAGACTATTTCGCGCGCGAAACCTTCCAGAAAATGAAGGCCTTCGCCGACAAACAAGAAACCCCGTTCGTGGTGATCGACACCGCGATGATCGCCCAGGCCTATGACGACCTGCGTGCCGGTTTCGAATTCGCCAAGGTCTACTACGCGGTCAAGGCCAACCCGGCCGTGGAAATCATCGACCTGCTCAAAGCTAAAGGCTCGAGCTTCGACATCGCCTCGATCTATGAGCTGGACAAAGTGCTGAGCCGTGGCGTCAGCGCCGACCAGATCAGCTACGGCAACACCATCAAGAAATCGAAAGACATTCGTTACTTCTACGACAAAGGCGTTCGCCTGTACGCCACCGACTCCGAAGCCGACCTGCGCAACATCGCCAAGGCAGCTCCAGGCTCGAAAGTCTACGTACGTATCCTGACTGAAGGCTCGACCACGGCCGACTGGCCTTTGTCGCGCAAATTCGGCTGCCAGACCGACATGGCCATGGACCTGCTGATCCTCGCTCGCGACCTGGGCCTGGTGCCATACGGCATCTCGTTCCACGTCGGTTCGCAGCAGCGCGACATCAGTGTCTGGGACGCGGCAATCGCCAAGGTCAAAGTGATCTTCGAACGCCTGAAAGAAGAAGACGGCATCCACCTGAAGCTGATCAACATGGGTGGCGGCTTCCCGGCCAACTACATCACCCGCACCAACAGCCTGGAAACCTACGCTGAAGAAATCATCCGCTTCCTCAAGGAAGACTTCGGCGACGACCTGCCGGAAATCATCCTGGAGCCGGGCCGTTCGCTGATCGCCAACGCCGGTATTCTGGTCAGCGAAGTGGTACTCGTGGCGCGTAAATCCCGTACCGCTGTAGAGCGATGGGTGTACACGGATGTGGGCAAGTTCTCTGGCCTGATCGAAACCATGGACGAAGCCATCAAGTTCCCGATCTGGACCGAGAAGAAAGGTGAGATGGAAGAAGTGGTCATCGCCGGTCCAACGTGCGACAGCGCCGACATCATGTATGAAAACTACAAGTATGGTTTGCCGCTGAACCTGGCCATTGGTGATCGTTTGTACTGGTTGTCGACCGGTGCCTATACCACCAGTTACAGCGCGGTTGAATTCAATGGCTTTCCGCCGTTGAAGTCGTTTTACGTTTAA
- a CDS encoding ABC transporter permease subunit — protein sequence MTTLTTPVAVDQSLLYPSPYKEFWHAFSRNKGAVAGLMFMLLVIFCAIFAPWVAPHNPSEQYRDFLLTPPSWLESGHIQFLLGTDELGRDLLSRLIHGSRLSLLIGLSSVVMSLIPGILMGLFAGFFPRVLGPTIMRLMDIMLALPSLLLAVAIVAILGPGLINTIIAIAVVSLPSYVRLTRAAVMGELNRDYVTAARLAGAGLPRLMFVTVLPNCMAPLIVQATLSFSSAILDAAALGFLGLGVQPPTPEWGTMLASARDYIERAWWVVSLPGLTILLSVLAINLMGDGLRDALDPKLKNAA from the coding sequence ATGACCACTCTCACTACACCGGTAGCAGTCGATCAAAGCCTGCTGTATCCGTCGCCCTACAAAGAATTCTGGCATGCGTTTTCCAGGAACAAAGGGGCCGTCGCCGGCCTGATGTTCATGCTGCTGGTGATTTTCTGCGCGATCTTCGCCCCATGGGTCGCACCGCATAACCCGAGCGAACAGTACCGCGACTTTCTGCTGACCCCGCCCTCCTGGCTGGAAAGCGGGCATATCCAGTTCCTGCTGGGTACCGATGAACTCGGTCGTGACCTGCTGTCGCGTTTGATTCACGGCTCGCGCCTGTCCCTGCTGATCGGCTTGTCATCGGTGGTGATGTCGCTGATTCCAGGCATCCTGATGGGACTGTTCGCCGGGTTCTTCCCGCGCGTGCTTGGCCCGACCATCATGCGTCTGATGGACATCATGCTGGCCCTGCCGTCCCTGCTGCTGGCCGTAGCGATCGTCGCCATCCTCGGCCCAGGCCTGATCAACACCATTATTGCCATCGCCGTGGTTTCGTTGCCGTCCTATGTTCGTCTGACCCGCGCCGCGGTGATGGGCGAATTGAACCGCGACTACGTGACCGCCGCGCGCCTGGCCGGTGCCGGTCTGCCTCGCCTGATGTTCGTCACCGTGCTGCCCAACTGCATGGCGCCGCTGATTGTTCAGGCCACCTTGAGTTTCTCCTCGGCGATTCTCGATGCCGCGGCACTGGGCTTCCTCGGCCTTGGCGTACAACCGCCAACCCCTGAGTGGGGCACCATGCTGGCTTCGGCTCGCGACTACATCGAACGCGCCTGGTGGGTGGTGAGCTTGCCTGGTTTGACCATTTTGCTCAGCGTGCTGGCAATCAACTTGATGGGCGACGGCCTGCGCGATGCGCTGGACCCGAAACTCAAGAACGCCGCCTGA
- a CDS encoding ABC transporter ATP-binding protein has product MSLLEIKNLNVRFGDKNAVPVVDGLDITVEKGEVLAIVGESGSGKSVTMMALMGLIEHPGIVTADALNFDGKNMLKLSNRQRRQIVGKDLAMVFQDPMTALNPSYTVGFQIEEVLRLHLKMSRKDARKRAIELLEKVEIPGAASRMDAYPHQLSGGMSQRVAIAMAIAGEPKLLIADEPTTALDVTIQAQIMDLLLALQKEQNMGLVLITHDLAVVAETAQRVCVMYAGQAVEVGQVPQLFDIPAHPYSEALLKAIPEHSLGAARLSTLPGIVPGRYDRPQGCLLSPRCPYVQDNCRTQRPALDPKSNSLARCFYPLNQEVA; this is encoded by the coding sequence ATGTCACTGTTAGAAATCAAGAATCTCAACGTTCGCTTCGGCGACAAGAACGCCGTTCCGGTGGTCGACGGTCTCGACATTACCGTGGAAAAAGGCGAAGTGCTGGCCATCGTCGGCGAATCGGGTTCAGGCAAGTCCGTGACCATGATGGCGCTGATGGGCCTGATCGAGCATCCGGGGATCGTCACCGCCGACGCCCTGAATTTCGATGGCAAGAACATGCTCAAGCTCAGCAACCGTCAACGTCGGCAAATCGTCGGCAAAGACCTGGCCATGGTCTTCCAGGACCCGATGACCGCGCTGAACCCGAGCTACACCGTGGGCTTCCAGATCGAAGAAGTGCTGCGCCTGCACCTGAAAATGTCCCGGAAGGACGCTCGCAAGCGCGCCATCGAACTGCTGGAAAAAGTGGAAATCCCCGGCGCCGCCAGCCGTATGGACGCCTACCCGCATCAACTCTCCGGCGGCATGAGCCAGCGTGTTGCAATCGCCATGGCGATTGCCGGCGAACCAAAACTGCTGATCGCCGACGAACCGACCACGGCACTGGACGTCACGATTCAGGCGCAAATCATGGACCTGCTACTGGCCCTGCAAAAAGAACAGAACATGGGCCTGGTGCTGATCACTCACGACCTCGCGGTCGTGGCCGAAACCGCCCAGCGCGTGTGCGTGATGTACGCCGGCCAAGCGGTTGAAGTCGGTCAGGTGCCACAACTGTTCGACATTCCGGCGCACCCGTACAGCGAAGCGCTGCTCAAGGCCATTCCAGAACACAGCCTGGGTGCTGCGCGCCTGTCAACGCTACCGGGCATCGTTCCCGGTCGTTACGACCGTCCGCAAGGTTGCCTGCTGTCGCCGCGCTGCCCGTACGTGCAAGACAATTGCCGCACCCAGCGTCCGGCCCTTGACCCGAAAAGCAACAGCCTCGCCCGCTGCTTCTACCCGTTGAACCAGGAGGTGGCGTAA
- a CDS encoding betaine/proline/choline family ABC transporter ATP-binding protein (Members of the family are the ATP-binding subunit of ABC transporters for substrates such as betaine, L-proline or other amino acids, choline, carnitine, etc. The substrate specificity is best determined from the substrate-binding subunit, rather than this subunit, as it interacts with the permease subunit and not with substrate directly.) has protein sequence MIELQNLSKTFQSNGKDVKAVDSVSLTVNEGEICVFLGPSGCGKSTTLKMINRLIKPTSGKILINGEDTTDLDAVTLRRNIGYVIQQIGLFPNMTIEENITIVPRLLGWDKQKCHDRARELMSMIKLEPKQYLTRYPRELSGGQQQRIGVIRALAADAPLLLMDEPFGAVDPINREMIQNEFFEMQRALNKTVIMVSHDIDEAIKLGDKIAIFRAGKLLQIDHPDTLLAHPADDFVSNFVGQDSTLKRLLLVKAEDAADNAPSVSPETPVAEALELMDELDRRYVVVTCAENKALGYVRRRDLHRQTGTCAQYLREFNATAAYDEHLRILLSRMYEFNRSWLPVMDAERVFLGEVTQESIAEYLSSGKSRGGKTSIVSPAEAAVA, from the coding sequence ATGATCGAACTTCAAAACCTCAGCAAAACCTTTCAAAGCAACGGCAAAGATGTGAAAGCCGTGGACTCGGTGAGCCTGACCGTCAATGAAGGCGAGATCTGTGTGTTCCTCGGGCCATCGGGCTGCGGCAAGAGCACCACGCTGAAAATGATCAACCGGTTGATCAAACCGACTTCGGGCAAGATCCTGATCAACGGCGAAGATACCACCGACCTCGACGCCGTGACCCTGCGTCGCAACATCGGTTATGTGATCCAGCAGATCGGTCTGTTCCCGAACATGACCATCGAGGAAAACATCACCATCGTTCCGCGCCTGCTGGGTTGGGACAAACAGAAATGCCATGACCGCGCCCGCGAGTTGATGAGCATGATCAAGCTGGAGCCCAAGCAGTATCTGACCCGCTACCCCCGTGAATTGTCCGGCGGCCAACAACAGCGGATCGGCGTGATTCGCGCGCTGGCGGCGGATGCGCCGCTGTTGTTGATGGATGAACCGTTCGGCGCGGTCGACCCGATCAACCGCGAAATGATCCAGAACGAGTTCTTCGAGATGCAACGGGCGCTGAACAAGACCGTGATCATGGTCAGCCACGACATCGACGAGGCCATCAAGCTCGGCGACAAGATCGCGATCTTCCGCGCCGGCAAACTGTTGCAAATCGACCACCCGGACACCCTGCTCGCGCACCCGGCGGACGACTTTGTCAGCAACTTCGTCGGCCAGGACAGCACGCTCAAGCGCCTGTTGCTGGTGAAGGCTGAAGATGCGGCGGACAACGCGCCGTCGGTGAGCCCGGAAACCCCGGTGGCCGAAGCCCTGGAATTGATGGACGAACTGGACCGGCGCTACGTGGTGGTGACCTGTGCCGAGAACAAGGCCTTGGGCTACGTGCGCCGTCGCGACCTGCATCGCCAGACAGGCACCTGCGCGCAATACCTGCGCGAGTTCAACGCCACCGCGGCGTACGACGAGCATTTGCGCATCCTGCTGTCGCGCATGTACGAGTTCAACCGCTCGTGGCTGCCGGTGATGGATGCGGAGCGGGTGTTCCTTGGCGAAGTGACCCAGGAATCGATTGCCGAATACCTGAGCTCCGGTAAGTCCCGTGGGGGCAAGACCAGCATTGTTTCGCCTGCCGAGGCTGCTGTCGCCTGA
- a CDS encoding ABC transporter permease: MAIRYGKGLTGGAVVVALLALLVHWIGINTIEQYRDDLLFYLQAHLILVLVSMLAALVVGIPAGIFLSRPTMVGRAERFMQIFNIGNTVPPLAVLAIALGILGIGSGPAIFALFLASLLPIVRNTYEGLKNVQGSLKEAAVGIGMTPTQVLWRVELPNAVPIIIGGVRVALAINVGTAPLAFLIGANSLGSLIFPGIALNNQPQLLLGAACTALLALLLDGLVTLASRLWLERGLRPS, from the coding sequence GTGGCTATTCGCTATGGCAAAGGGCTGACAGGAGGTGCGGTTGTCGTCGCCCTTCTGGCCCTGCTGGTCCACTGGATTGGCATCAACACGATCGAACAGTACCGCGACGATTTGTTGTTTTACCTGCAAGCTCATCTGATTCTCGTCCTCGTTTCCATGCTGGCCGCCCTTGTAGTGGGCATACCCGCCGGTATCTTCCTCAGCCGCCCGACCATGGTTGGACGCGCCGAACGCTTCATGCAGATCTTCAACATCGGCAATACCGTGCCGCCCCTTGCCGTACTGGCCATCGCCCTGGGCATCCTCGGCATTGGTAGCGGCCCGGCAATCTTCGCTTTGTTCCTGGCCTCGCTGCTACCGATCGTGCGCAACACCTATGAAGGGCTGAAAAACGTCCAGGGTTCGCTCAAGGAAGCCGCCGTCGGCATCGGCATGACCCCGACTCAGGTGCTGTGGCGGGTCGAATTGCCGAACGCCGTGCCGATCATCATTGGTGGTGTGCGTGTAGCGCTGGCGATCAACGTCGGGACTGCGCCGCTGGCGTTCCTGATCGGCGCCAACAGTCTGGGCAGCCTGATTTTCCCCGGCATCGCCCTGAACAATCAGCCGCAACTGCTGCTCGGCGCGGCCTGCACCGCCCTGCTGGCCTTGCTGCTCGACGGTCTGGTGACACTCGCCAGCCGCCTCTGGCTCGAACGCGGCCTACGCCCGTCTTAA
- a CDS encoding peptide ABC transporter ATP-binding protein, protein MAVVLTARNLTRHYEVSRGLFKGHATVRALNGVSFELEAGKTLAVVGESGCGKSTLARALTLIEEPSSGSLKIAGQEVAGADKAQRKQLRKDVQMVFQSPYASLNPRQKVGDQLAEPLLINTNLSAAERREKVQAMMKQVGLRPEHYQRYPHMFSGGQRQRIALARAMMLQPKVLVADEPTSALDVSIQAQVLNLFMDLQQEFNTAYVFISHNLAVVRHVADHVMVMYLGRPVEMGPKEDIYTRPLHPYTQALLSATPTIHPDPDKPKIKIVGELPNPLNPPSGCAFHKRCPYATERCAIEEPALRLLDTRQVACHYAEQFLDGAA, encoded by the coding sequence ATGGCCGTCGTACTTACCGCCCGCAACCTGACCCGTCACTACGAAGTGTCCCGTGGCCTGTTCAAGGGCCATGCGACCGTGCGCGCCCTTAACGGTGTGTCGTTCGAACTGGAAGCCGGCAAGACCCTCGCTGTCGTGGGTGAGTCCGGTTGCGGCAAATCCACCCTGGCCCGTGCCCTGACGCTGATCGAAGAGCCTTCCTCCGGCTCGTTGAAAATCGCTGGGCAGGAAGTCGCCGGCGCCGACAAGGCTCAGCGCAAGCAACTGCGCAAAGATGTGCAGATGGTGTTCCAGAGCCCGTACGCGTCGTTGAATCCACGGCAGAAAGTCGGTGATCAGCTTGCAGAGCCATTATTGATCAACACCAACCTCAGTGCCGCAGAACGCCGCGAGAAGGTCCAGGCGATGATGAAGCAGGTGGGCTTGCGTCCCGAGCACTACCAGCGTTATCCGCATATGTTCTCCGGCGGTCAGCGCCAGCGCATCGCCCTGGCCCGCGCGATGATGCTGCAACCGAAAGTGCTGGTGGCGGACGAACCGACCTCGGCGCTGGACGTATCGATCCAGGCCCAGGTGCTGAACCTGTTCATGGATTTGCAGCAGGAATTCAACACCGCCTACGTGTTCATCTCCCATAACCTGGCGGTGGTGCGTCACGTCGCCGATCACGTGATGGTGATGTACCTCGGCCGCCCGGTGGAAATGGGCCCGAAAGAGGACATCTACACCCGTCCCCTGCACCCCTACACCCAGGCGCTGTTGTCGGCGACGCCGACCATTCACCCGGATCCGGACAAGCCGAAAATCAAGATCGTCGGCGAACTGCCGAACCCGCTGAACCCGCCGTCCGGCTGCGCTTTCCACAAGCGCTGCCCGTACGCGACCGAGCGCTGTGCCATCGAAGAGCCGGCCCTGCGCCTGCTCGACACACGCCAGGTGGCTTGCCACTACGCCGAGCAGTTCCTCGACGGCGCGGCATAA
- a CDS encoding peptide chain release factor 3 yields the protein MTKQAAEVAKRRTFAIISHPDAGKTTITEKLLLMGKAIAVAGTVKSRKSDRHATSDWMEMEKQRGISITTSVMQFPYRDHMINLLDTPGHEDFSEDTYRTLTAVDSALMVLDGGKGVEPRTIALMDVCRLRDTPIVSFINKLDRDIRDPIELLDEIEAVLKIKAAPITWPIGCYRDFKGVYHLADDYIIVYTAGHGHERTETKIIEKLDSDEARAHLGDEYERFIEQLELVQGACHEFNQQEFLDGQLTPVFFGTALGNFGVDHVLDAVVDWAPKPLARVANERTVEPVEEKFSGFVFKIQANMDPKHRDRIAFMRICSGKYEKGMKMRHVRTGKDVRIGDALTFFSSEREQLEEAFAGDIIGLHNHGTIQIGDTFTEGEALGFTGIPHFAPELFRRVRLRDPLKSKQLRQGLQQLAEEGATQVFFPERSNDIILGAVGVLQFDVVASRLKEEYKVECSYEPITVYSARWIESGDKKKLEEFTNKAVENLALDGGGHLTYLAPTRVNLALMEERWPDVKFRATREHH from the coding sequence ATGACCAAACAGGCCGCCGAAGTCGCGAAACGCCGCACTTTCGCCATTATTTCCCACCCCGATGCCGGTAAGACCACCATCACCGAGAAGCTCTTGCTGATGGGCAAGGCGATTGCGGTAGCCGGCACGGTGAAATCTCGCAAGTCCGACCGCCATGCCACCTCCGACTGGATGGAAATGGAAAAACAACGGGGTATTTCCATTACCACGTCGGTCATGCAGTTCCCGTATCGCGACCACATGATCAACCTGCTCGACACCCCGGGCCACGAAGACTTCTCCGAAGATACTTACCGCACCCTGACGGCGGTGGACTCGGCATTGATGGTCCTCGACGGCGGTAAGGGTGTAGAACCACGGACCATCGCCCTGATGGACGTCTGCCGTCTGCGTGACACGCCGATCGTCAGCTTCATCAACAAACTCGACCGTGACATCCGTGACCCGATCGAACTGCTCGACGAAATCGAGGCAGTCCTGAAGATCAAGGCCGCGCCGATCACCTGGCCGATCGGTTGCTACCGCGACTTCAAGGGTGTTTATCACCTCGCCGACGACTACATCATCGTCTACACCGCCGGCCACGGTCATGAGCGCACCGAAACCAAAATCATCGAGAAGCTCGATTCCGATGAAGCGCGCGCGCACTTGGGTGACGAGTACGAGCGTTTCATCGAGCAGCTGGAATTGGTGCAGGGCGCCTGCCATGAATTCAATCAACAGGAATTCCTCGACGGCCAACTGACACCGGTGTTCTTCGGTACCGCGTTGGGTAACTTCGGTGTCGATCACGTGCTCGACGCTGTGGTCGATTGGGCACCAAAACCGCTGGCCCGTGTCGCCAACGAGCGCACCGTCGAGCCAGTGGAAGAGAAGTTCAGCGGTTTCGTGTTCAAGATCCAGGCGAACATGGACCCGAAACACCGCGACCGCATTGCCTTCATGCGCATTTGCTCCGGCAAATACGAAAAGGGCATGAAGATGCGCCATGTGCGCACCGGCAAGGACGTGCGGATCGGCGACGCGCTGACCTTCTTCTCCTCCGAGCGTGAGCAACTGGAAGAAGCGTTCGCCGGCGACATCATCGGCCTGCACAACCACGGCACCATCCAGATCGGCGACACCTTCACCGAAGGCGAAGCCCTGGGTTTCACCGGCATCCCGCACTTCGCCCCGGAACTGTTCCGCCGCGTACGCCTGCGTGATCCGCTGAAATCCAAGCAACTGCGTCAAGGCTTGCAGCAACTGGCCGAAGAAGGCGCCACCCAGGTGTTCTTCCCCGAGCGCAGCAACGACATCATTCTCGGCGCCGTCGGTGTGCTGCAGTTCGATGTGGTCGCCAGCCGTTTGAAAGAGGAATACAAGGTCGAGTGCTCCTACGAGCCGATCACCGTGTATTCCGCGCGCTGGATCGAGTCCGGCGACAAGAAGAAGCTTGAGGAATTCACCAACAAGGCCGTGGAAAACCTCGCCCTCGACGGCGGCGGTCACCTGACCTACCTGGCCCCGACCCGGGTCAACCTGGCACTGATGGAAGAACGCTGGCCGGACGTGAAATTCCGTGCAACGCGTGAGCATCACTAA